The following are encoded in a window of Bacteroidales bacterium genomic DNA:
- the rpmI gene encoding 50S ribosomal protein L35, with protein sequence MPKMKTKSAAKKRFTLTGSGKVKRKHAYKSHILTKKTTKRKRNLTYSATVHSADEKNVKLMLCK encoded by the coding sequence ATGCCGAAGATGAAGACAAAATCCGCTGCCAAAAAGAGGTTCACCCTTACAGGAAGCGGTAAAGTGAAGAGGAAGCATGCATACAAAAGTCACATTCTGACCAAGAAAACGACGAAGAGGAAGAGAAATCTTACTTATTCAGCCACCGTTCATTCGGCAGATGAGAAAAATGTAAAGCTCATGCTTTGTAAATAA
- a CDS encoding DUF4301 family protein codes for MFSEKDLISMHSKGINTSIVEAQIENYKTGFPFMQLVAPATPSHGIFQLDENRVQQLATGYQNAIKGREIIKFVPASGAASRMFKVLFEFRDQLLANSNAQVLFIDKSFNSAYYFFNYIRKFAFYDDLDERMRAEGLKLTDALNENGYIDILNYFLDEAGLNYANMPKGLLKFHAYHNEPSRTAMEEHLVEAAHYTCDSNDVATVHFTVSPEHQEGFESLVQAVRERYERRFGIRYNIGFSAQKTSTDIIAVDMNNNPFRESDGSILFRPGGHGALIENLNDLKADIVFIKNIDNVVPDRLKATTYLYKEVIGALLVELQEEVFRMLISLENDDIREERLIDMAKYCNEKLSIRLPENFRLLDRNNKIELLRRKLNRPIRVCGMVKNEGEPGGGPFWVSDKDGNISLQIVESSQIDLADEGQKQIFSKSTHFNPVDLVCSLKNYKGESFNLPDFVDPATGFISEKSKDGKRLKAQELPGLWNGAMADWITLFVEVPVITFNPVKVINDLLRKEHLAI; via the coding sequence ATGTTTTCAGAAAAAGATCTTATCTCAATGCATTCCAAAGGCATCAATACATCGATTGTTGAGGCACAAATTGAAAACTACAAAACCGGTTTTCCTTTCATGCAACTTGTTGCGCCGGCAACCCCAAGCCATGGCATTTTCCAGCTTGATGAAAACCGGGTTCAGCAACTTGCCACGGGCTATCAGAATGCAATAAAAGGCCGTGAGATCATCAAATTTGTTCCTGCTTCTGGCGCTGCAAGCAGGATGTTCAAAGTTCTTTTTGAATTCAGGGATCAACTTTTAGCCAACTCCAATGCTCAAGTATTATTCATTGATAAGAGTTTTAACTCTGCCTATTATTTTTTCAACTACATTAGAAAATTTGCCTTTTACGATGATCTTGACGAAAGAATGCGTGCTGAAGGATTAAAGCTTACTGATGCGTTAAATGAAAATGGTTACATAGACATCCTCAATTATTTTTTAGATGAAGCTGGCCTTAACTATGCAAACATGCCCAAAGGCTTGCTAAAATTTCATGCTTACCATAACGAGCCCTCCCGCACCGCAATGGAAGAACATCTGGTGGAGGCAGCGCATTACACCTGCGATAGCAACGACGTTGCAACGGTTCATTTTACTGTTTCACCCGAACATCAGGAAGGCTTTGAATCATTGGTACAAGCTGTCAGGGAACGGTACGAACGCAGGTTTGGCATTCGCTATAACATTGGATTTTCTGCTCAGAAAACATCCACTGATATTATTGCAGTAGACATGAATAATAATCCTTTCCGGGAAAGCGATGGAAGTATTCTGTTCAGGCCCGGAGGGCATGGCGCGCTGATTGAAAACCTGAATGACCTGAAAGCCGATATTGTTTTTATTAAGAATATTGATAATGTAGTTCCCGATCGTCTCAAAGCCACTACTTATTTATATAAGGAAGTTATTGGAGCGTTGCTTGTTGAGTTACAGGAAGAGGTGTTCCGGATGTTGATATCGCTTGAAAATGATGACATCCGCGAAGAACGATTGATTGATATGGCGAAGTATTGTAACGAAAAGCTCAGCATCAGGTTGCCAGAAAACTTCCGGCTGCTGGATCGCAATAATAAAATAGAATTATTAAGGCGTAAATTGAACAGGCCCATACGGGTTTGCGGAATGGTGAAAAATGAAGGCGAACCCGGAGGCGGGCCTTTTTGGGTTTCGGACAAGGATGGAAACATTTCACTTCAAATTGTTGAGTCATCGCAGATTGATCTTGCTGATGAAGGTCAAAAACAAATATTCAGTAAATCCACACATTTTAACCCGGTTGACCTGGTTTGTAGCCTGAAAAACTACAAAGGCGAATCATTCAACCTTCCCGACTTTGTGGACCCGGCAACGGGGTTTATCTCAGAGAAATCAAAAGATGGCAAAAGACTTAAAGCACAGGAACTGCCTGGATTATGGAACGGCGCAATGGCCGATTGGATCACATTATTTGTGGAGGTTCCTGTGATAACTTTTAACCCGGTGAAGGTGATCAACGACTTGCTCAGAAAAGAGCATCTCGCTATTTAA
- a CDS encoding bile acid:sodium symporter family protein, translating to MVEGRFRVAELHLKASLETLDWVRLNFSSGGLLFMNITLAFIMFGVALGIKLEHFKLLFSKPKPVLLGIFSQFIALPALTFLLVILIRPTPSVAMGMILVAACPGGNISNFISSMAKGNVALSITLTAFATITAIFMTPFNFALWGRLYAEASTLVIPISIDPLEMLRTVVILLGIPVVLGIAFANRFPMITLKIMKPFRTISLLLFLGFIVAAFSSNFSYFLKYIHLILLIVLLHNALALLTGFSIASLGKVARKDRRTLSIETGIQNSGIALVLIFNPRLFDGLGGMAFIAAWWGIWHILSGLLIAYFWSKKPLPELETI from the coding sequence ATGGTTGAAGGTCGTTTTCGGGTCGCAGAACTTCATCTTAAAGCAAGCCTTGAAACCCTTGATTGGGTGAGGCTAAACTTCAGTTCCGGAGGCCTCTTGTTTATGAACATTACTTTAGCCTTTATCATGTTTGGTGTAGCATTGGGCATCAAACTTGAACATTTTAAACTTCTCTTTTCGAAACCCAAACCTGTTCTGTTGGGTATTTTCTCTCAGTTTATTGCACTGCCAGCGCTCACTTTTCTGCTGGTTATTCTTATCAGGCCTACTCCAAGCGTTGCAATGGGAATGATACTGGTTGCAGCCTGTCCGGGGGGCAACATTTCAAACTTTATTTCATCAATGGCCAAAGGAAACGTTGCCTTGTCAATTACATTAACTGCATTTGCAACTATTACAGCAATTTTTATGACCCCTTTTAACTTTGCTCTATGGGGTCGGCTGTACGCCGAAGCATCAACCCTAGTGATCCCCATCAGTATTGATCCTCTTGAAATGTTGCGAACCGTGGTGATCCTGCTTGGGATTCCTGTGGTTCTCGGAATTGCCTTTGCAAATCGTTTTCCGATGATAACCCTGAAAATAATGAAACCTTTCAGGACAATTTCCCTTTTACTGTTTCTTGGTTTTATTGTGGCAGCATTTTCATCCAATTTCAGCTATTTTCTCAAGTACATTCATTTAATTTTGCTCATTGTGCTCTTGCATAATGCACTTGCGTTGCTCACTGGTTTTTCAATTGCCTCATTAGGGAAAGTTGCTCGAAAGGACCGCCGAACATTATCCATAGAAACTGGTATTCAGAATTCAGGGATCGCATTGGTACTGATCTTTAATCCGCGATTGTTCGATGGACTCGGAGGAATGGCATTTATTGCTGCGTGGTGGGGAATATGGCATATCTTATCAGGCTTGCTGATAGCCTATTTCTGGTCGAAAAAACCGTTGCCGGAGTTGGAAACAATTTAA
- the rplT gene encoding 50S ribosomal protein L20: MPRSVNHVASRARRKKVLNQTKGQFGRRKNVHTVAKNSLEKGLKYAYRDRRNKKRTFRSLWINRINAAVRSHGMSYSEFMGGMKAKNIDINRKVLADLAMNNPDAFKVIVEQVKE; the protein is encoded by the coding sequence ATGCCAAGATCAGTAAATCATGTTGCCTCGAGGGCACGCAGAAAAAAGGTTCTAAACCAAACAAAAGGACAGTTTGGCCGACGTAAAAACGTTCACACAGTTGCAAAAAACTCTCTTGAAAAGGGTTTGAAATATGCCTATCGTGACAGGCGGAACAAGAAAAGGACTTTCAGAAGTCTTTGGATTAACCGCATCAACGCCGCAGTGCGTTCTCACGGTATGAGCTATTCAGAGTTTATGGGAGGGATGAAAGCTAAGAATATTGATATCAACCGCAAAGTGCTGGCTGATTTAGCCATGAACAATCCCGATGCATTCAAGGTGATTGTTGAGCAGGTAAAGGAATAG
- the pdxH gene encoding pyridoxamine 5'-phosphate oxidase, translating into MNQDMEQFRKEYSLLSLSEPNTSSDPFDQFSLWFNEAIDSGIQEPNAMAFATASPDGMPSIRMMLLKAIEADGFVFFTNYYSRKGIHLSNNAKGGMLFFWNELQRQVRIEGKVARTTEEYSDEYFLNRPFESRVGAIISHQSAKLNSREKLEEDFKRMIEDENQTLARPEYWGGFILKPVLFEFWQGREHRLHDRVQYRLKDSVWLKERLAP; encoded by the coding sequence ATGAATCAAGATATGGAACAATTCCGCAAGGAATACAGCCTTCTCAGTCTTTCCGAACCAAATACTTCATCCGATCCTTTTGATCAATTCAGTCTATGGTTCAACGAAGCGATTGACAGCGGCATTCAGGAACCAAACGCGATGGCCTTTGCAACAGCCAGTCCGGACGGAATGCCTTCAATAAGGATGATGCTTTTAAAAGCAATTGAAGCAGATGGTTTTGTATTTTTCACAAACTATTACAGTCGAAAAGGAATCCACTTATCAAATAATGCCAAAGGCGGAATGCTGTTTTTTTGGAATGAATTGCAGCGCCAGGTAAGAATAGAAGGCAAGGTTGCAAGAACCACAGAAGAATATTCGGATGAATACTTCCTGAACCGGCCTTTCGAAAGCAGGGTAGGGGCTATTATTTCGCACCAGAGCGCGAAACTGAACTCACGGGAAAAGTTAGAAGAAGATTTTAAAAGAATGATTGAAGATGAAAATCAAACGCTTGCCCGGCCTGAGTATTGGGGCGGTTTCATCCTGAAGCCAGTGTTGTTCGAATTCTGGCAGGGCCGTGAGCATCGTTTGCACGATCGTGTTCAGTATAGACTGAAAGATTCAGTTTGGCTAAAAGAACGATTGGCTCCTTAA
- the pepE gene encoding dipeptidase PepE: MKKKLLLISNSTNAGEEYLGWPRQHIIDFMANTDVNRILFIPWAGVNLSAESLTASYDIYEERVNNVFKLLGLEIYSIHKEKDPIHAVKEARAIAIGGGNTFHLVYMMHQSGIMESLRQRVEDGLPFMGWSAGANVACPTLRTTNDMPIIQPKSFDCLNLVPFQINPHYLDANPQGHGGETREQRINEFMAINRQIIVAGLREATALWVEDDSIKLVGARPMRVFKYGHEPKEYQPGDDVRLLLR, translated from the coding sequence ATGAAAAAGAAACTTCTGCTCATTAGCAATTCAACCAATGCCGGTGAAGAATACCTGGGATGGCCACGGCAACACATCATTGACTTTATGGCAAATACTGACGTGAACAGGATATTGTTCATACCATGGGCTGGTGTTAACCTCTCTGCCGAAAGCCTGACAGCTTCCTATGATATCTATGAAGAAAGGGTCAACAATGTTTTCAAACTTCTCGGATTGGAAATTTATTCAATTCACAAAGAAAAAGACCCAATTCATGCCGTTAAAGAAGCCAGGGCCATTGCAATTGGAGGAGGCAATACTTTCCATCTGGTTTATATGATGCATCAATCAGGGATTATGGAATCCCTGAGGCAGCGCGTTGAAGACGGACTTCCCTTTATGGGATGGAGCGCAGGAGCTAATGTTGCCTGCCCTACATTGCGAACCACCAATGACATGCCTATCATTCAACCCAAAAGCTTTGATTGCCTAAACCTGGTTCCATTCCAGATCAACCCGCACTATCTTGATGCTAATCCTCAGGGACACGGTGGCGAAACGCGTGAACAACGCATTAATGAATTCATGGCAATCAACAGGCAAATCATTGTTGCCGGATTGCGCGAAGCTACTGCACTTTGGGTCGAAGATGATTCTATAAAACTGGTTGGAGCACGTCCAATGCGGGTTTTTAAATATGGGCATGAACCAAAGGAATATCAACCCGGTGATGATGTCCGGTTACTTTTGAGATAA
- the thrS gene encoding threonine--tRNA ligase, with protein MSTINITLPDNSVRQYPSGTTALEIASSISEGLARNVLSAKVNGDVQDATRPINTNATLQLLTWNDAEGKATMWHSSAHLLAEAVELLYPGVKFGIGPDIENGFYYDIDFMDYTISADDLEKIEQKMLELAKEKQTYKRREVSKSEALEYFTTKKDEYKVELITELQDGEITFYESGHFTDLCRGPHMPDTSPIKAVKLLNIAGAYWRGDINRKQLTRIYGITFPKQKELTEYLELLEEAKKRDHRKVGKELELFAFSQKVGQGLPLWLPKGAILREKLEQFLKKVQRKAGYEQVITPHIGHIDLYKTSGHYEKYGQDSFQPIKTPIPGEEFFLKPMNCPHHCEIYKSKPHSYKDLPIRYAEFGTVYRYEQSGELHGLTRVRGFTQDDAHIFCRPDQVKDEFKGVMDIVMIIFKALDFENFTVQISLRDPNNHEKYIGSEENWEKAERAIIEVAEERALANTVIKYGEAAFYGPKMDFMVKDALGRSWQLGTIQVDYNLPERFEMEYTGSDNEKHRPVMIHRAPFGSMERFVAVLIEHCGGRFPLWLAPEQAIILPISEKYQNYAEKVLELLNISEIRAQIDDRNEKTGKKIRDAELKKIPYMIIVGEKEESTQSLSLRKHGQGDVGTFSIQDFVTMVQEEIDIAMNS; from the coding sequence ATGAGTACAATTAATATAACATTGCCCGATAATTCTGTAAGGCAATATCCTTCAGGAACCACTGCCCTTGAAATTGCATCCAGCATCAGCGAAGGACTGGCACGCAATGTTTTATCTGCCAAAGTTAATGGTGATGTACAGGATGCCACACGCCCCATCAATACCAATGCTACCCTGCAACTCCTTACGTGGAATGATGCTGAAGGTAAAGCAACCATGTGGCATTCATCAGCGCATCTCCTGGCTGAAGCAGTTGAACTGCTTTATCCTGGCGTAAAGTTTGGGATCGGGCCTGATATTGAAAATGGCTTCTACTATGATATTGATTTCATGGACTATACCATTTCAGCCGATGATCTCGAAAAGATTGAGCAAAAAATGCTAGAGTTGGCCAAAGAAAAGCAAACTTATAAACGTCGCGAAGTTTCAAAATCAGAAGCCCTTGAATATTTCACAACCAAAAAGGATGAGTATAAAGTAGAGCTGATCACTGAATTACAGGATGGTGAGATTACTTTTTATGAATCTGGTCATTTCACTGATTTGTGCCGTGGCCCTCATATGCCCGACACCAGCCCGATTAAAGCTGTAAAACTCCTCAATATTGCAGGAGCCTACTGGCGTGGTGATATCAACCGTAAGCAACTTACACGCATCTACGGGATCACATTCCCAAAACAAAAAGAACTCACTGAATATCTTGAGTTACTTGAAGAAGCAAAAAAGCGCGATCACAGAAAAGTTGGGAAAGAACTTGAATTGTTTGCCTTCTCCCAGAAAGTAGGGCAGGGGCTGCCGCTCTGGCTTCCCAAAGGTGCTATCCTTCGGGAAAAACTTGAACAATTCCTCAAAAAAGTGCAGCGCAAAGCCGGCTATGAACAGGTAATAACACCGCATATCGGCCACATTGATCTTTACAAAACTTCGGGGCATTATGAAAAATACGGACAGGATTCATTTCAGCCAATCAAAACTCCAATTCCTGGCGAAGAGTTCTTTCTGAAACCCATGAACTGCCCCCACCATTGCGAAATATACAAGAGCAAGCCACATTCATACAAGGATTTGCCCATACGCTATGCCGAGTTTGGAACCGTTTACCGTTACGAACAAAGTGGAGAACTTCATGGTCTTACCCGTGTACGTGGGTTCACACAGGATGATGCCCACATCTTCTGCCGTCCCGACCAGGTAAAAGATGAGTTTAAAGGAGTGATGGATATTGTGATGATTATTTTCAAGGCGCTGGACTTTGAAAATTTCACTGTTCAGATTTCATTGCGCGATCCTAACAATCATGAAAAATACATTGGCAGCGAAGAGAATTGGGAAAAAGCCGAAAGAGCCATTATTGAAGTTGCCGAAGAGCGCGCACTTGCCAACACTGTTATAAAATACGGTGAAGCCGCTTTTTATGGTCCAAAAATGGACTTTATGGTGAAAGATGCACTGGGCAGAAGCTGGCAATTGGGTACAATTCAGGTTGACTATAATCTTCCTGAGCGGTTCGAAATGGAATACACCGGAAGTGACAACGAGAAACACCGGCCAGTAATGATCCATCGGGCGCCATTTGGCAGCATGGAGCGTTTTGTTGCTGTTTTAATTGAACATTGTGGAGGTAGATTCCCGTTGTGGCTCGCACCTGAACAGGCTATCATTCTGCCAATCAGCGAAAAATATCAGAATTATGCTGAAAAAGTTTTAGAATTACTGAATATTTCCGAAATTCGCGCCCAAATTGACGACCGGAATGAGAAAACCGGTAAGAAGATCAGGGACGCAGAGTTAAAGAAAATTCCATACATGATCATTGTAGGTGAAAAAGAAGAAAGCACTCAGTCATTGTCGTTACGTAAACATGGACAAGGCGATGTGGGAACTTTTTCAATTCAGGATTTTGTTACAATGGTTCAGGAAGAAATTGATATTGCAATGAATTCTTAA
- a CDS encoding LexA family transcriptional regulator produces the protein MQFANNIKLLRKRRGRTQEDVAFSLEMKRSTLSGYENEVAEPGIDVLIEFSKYYKVSVDTLLKVNLSALRESELSQIEMGYDIFYSGSNLRVLTTTVDPGNEENIELVNEKASAGYATGFADPEYIKILPAFQLPFLSKEKKYRTFQITGDSMLPIPDGSMVTGEFIQNWNLVRDGQAYIILTIADGLVFKIVQNLLKTEGKLRAYSLNSLYEPYEIDGKEIREMWRFVHYISSEVPEPNLPREELTQTIVQLKRDVDMIKREINAQPSKLPFPEQ, from the coding sequence ATGCAATTCGCCAATAACATCAAATTACTACGCAAACGCCGCGGCCGCACCCAGGAAGATGTAGCCTTTTCGCTGGAAATGAAACGCTCCACCCTGAGCGGTTACGAAAATGAGGTTGCCGAGCCAGGAATTGATGTCCTCATTGAATTTTCAAAGTATTATAAAGTCTCTGTTGACACCTTATTGAAGGTTAACCTGTCGGCGTTGAGAGAAAGTGAGCTGTCGCAAATAGAAATGGGGTATGATATATTTTATTCGGGAAGCAACCTGAGGGTTCTAACAACAACGGTTGATCCCGGCAACGAAGAGAATATTGAACTGGTAAATGAAAAGGCTTCGGCAGGCTATGCTACAGGTTTTGCCGATCCTGAGTACATAAAGATCTTGCCAGCTTTTCAGTTGCCTTTTCTTTCAAAGGAAAAGAAATACCGGACTTTTCAGATAACTGGTGATTCCATGCTGCCTATTCCCGACGGCTCAATGGTGACAGGTGAATTTATTCAAAACTGGAACCTGGTTCGCGACGGGCAGGCATATATCATCCTGACAATTGCTGATGGACTTGTTTTTAAGATTGTTCAGAATTTATTGAAAACGGAAGGTAAACTACGGGCTTACTCACTGAACTCATTGTACGAACCTTATGAGATTGATGGAAAAGAGATTCGGGAAATGTGGCGCTTCGTGCATTATATCAGTTCAGAGGTACCTGAACCAAACCTTCCGCGGGAAGAACTTACGCAAACCATTGTACAGCTAAAAAGAGATGTGGATATGATAAAACGAGAAATAAACGCCCAGCCATCAAAACTTCCTTTTCCTGAGCAATAA
- the dinB gene encoding DNA polymerase IV has product MNTTSGNTLRTIVHMDLDTFFVSVERLQNSRLNGLPVIIGGMSDRGVVAGCSYEARHFGVHSAMPMKMARILCPDAVYIRGDLETYSRYSRMVTEVIAEKAPVFEKASIDEHYLDITGIDRFFGSMKWTHELRQSIMRNTGLPISVGLSVNKTVSKIATGMAKPNGELQVPLLQVKPFLDPLSIRKIPMIGDKTYHLLRSMGIATIRTLSCMPPEMVERVLGQNGIVIWKKANGIDPTPVQSYSERKSISTETTFETDTTDIAMLNSLVTGMTEKIAFQLRKKQKLTSCVTVKIRYSNFDTHTMQQRIPYTALDHMLIPVAKSLFARVYQRRMLVRLIGVRFSHLVSGMQQINMFDDTPEMVNLYQALDRIRLKYGKQAIGRAVFSL; this is encoded by the coding sequence ATGAATACAACATCCGGCAATACACTGCGTACCATTGTTCACATGGATCTTGACACATTTTTCGTGTCGGTTGAGCGACTGCAAAACAGCCGGTTGAATGGTTTGCCTGTAATTATAGGTGGAATGTCCGACCGCGGTGTGGTGGCAGGTTGCAGCTATGAAGCCCGTCATTTTGGTGTGCACTCGGCCATGCCTATGAAAATGGCACGCATTCTTTGTCCTGATGCCGTGTACATACGCGGCGACCTTGAAACCTACTCGCGTTATTCGCGCATGGTTACTGAAGTTATTGCCGAAAAAGCGCCAGTGTTTGAAAAAGCATCAATTGATGAGCACTATCTGGACATTACCGGAATAGATCGTTTTTTTGGATCCATGAAATGGACACACGAACTCCGGCAAAGCATCATGCGTAACACCGGCTTACCAATATCGGTGGGATTATCGGTTAATAAAACTGTTTCGAAGATTGCCACAGGCATGGCCAAGCCCAATGGTGAGTTACAGGTGCCCTTGCTACAGGTGAAGCCTTTCCTTGATCCGCTGTCAATCAGAAAAATACCGATGATAGGCGATAAAACTTATCATTTACTGCGTTCTATGGGCATTGCCACCATCCGCACATTAAGTTGTATGCCTCCTGAAATGGTTGAAAGAGTGCTCGGGCAAAATGGAATCGTAATCTGGAAAAAAGCAAATGGCATTGATCCAACGCCTGTTCAATCCTACTCCGAACGCAAATCAATCAGTACAGAAACTACCTTTGAAACCGATACTACCGATATTGCCATGCTTAACAGCCTGGTTACCGGGATGACTGAAAAGATTGCTTTTCAGTTGCGAAAAAAGCAAAAACTTACTTCCTGTGTTACTGTTAAAATCAGGTATTCAAATTTTGACACCCATACCATGCAGCAACGTATTCCATACACGGCGCTTGATCATATGCTTATACCGGTGGCAAAATCTTTGTTTGCCCGCGTTTATCAGCGTCGTATGCTTGTCAGGTTGATTGGGGTAAGGTTCAGTCATCTGGTATCGGGAATGCAACAGATCAATATGTTCGACGATACGCCGGAAATGGTAAACCTTTACCAGGCCTTGGATCGCATCCGCTTGAAATACGGAAAGCAGGCCATTGGAAGGGCCGTTTTTAGTTTGTAG
- a CDS encoding translation initiation factor IF-3, with the protein MATPFKRPRGGFAPRKRQEDPHKINQYITAPVVRVVGENVEPGIFNLREALDIARSQDLDLVEISPTANPPVCKVIDYRKFLYDLKKKQKEMKAKSAKIVVKEIRLGPNTDEHDFDFKLKHASNFLKEGAKVKVEVFFKGRTIVYKDKGELMLLRFAQELEEIGKVEQLPKLEGKRMIMIVTPKK; encoded by the coding sequence ATAGCAACACCGTTTAAGCGCCCCAGAGGGGGATTTGCCCCAAGAAAAAGACAGGAAGACCCGCACAAAATCAATCAGTATATTACTGCACCAGTGGTGAGGGTTGTTGGCGAGAATGTTGAACCAGGAATTTTTAACCTGCGTGAAGCGTTGGATATCGCAAGAAGCCAGGATCTTGATCTTGTTGAGATTTCACCTACAGCCAATCCACCTGTATGCAAAGTGATTGATTACAGGAAATTTCTTTACGACCTCAAAAAGAAACAAAAGGAAATGAAGGCCAAATCGGCCAAGATCGTTGTAAAGGAAATACGTTTGGGGCCCAATACTGACGAGCATGACTTTGATTTCAAGCTCAAACATGCCTCCAACTTTTTAAAAGAAGGCGCCAAGGTAAAGGTTGAAGTGTTCTTCAAAGGCAGGACAATCGTTTACAAGGATAAAGGAGAGCTGATGTTGTTGCGGTTCGCACAGGAACTGGAAGAAATTGGAAAAGTTGAACAATTGCCAAAACTTGAAGGAAAGCGCATGATAATGATTGTGACTCCAAAAAAATAA
- a CDS encoding DUF1858 domain-containing protein — MLIQREITIEELVDRFPGTIQFLSDHGIRCIRCGEPIWGTLEEAALEKGFSTEKIDEMLFLLNDFISNVDRRD, encoded by the coding sequence ATGTTAATTCAAAGAGAAATAACCATTGAGGAATTAGTGGATCGTTTTCCAGGAACAATTCAATTTCTTTCTGATCATGGAATCCGCTGCATCCGTTGTGGGGAACCTATTTGGGGAACGCTCGAAGAAGCAGCCCTGGAAAAAGGGTTTAGTACAGAGAAAATTGATGAAATGCTTTTTCTCCTGAATGATTTTATTTCAAATGTAGATCGCCGGGATTAA
- a CDS encoding 1-acyl-sn-glycerol-3-phosphate acyltransferase, producing MPANREKIEKWSLAYHLLKYYVDCAFKCYYRVRFIEKERINLIEPLIFAPNHQNALMDALAVLCSWNWQPVFLARSDIFNGRLLVKALNFIKMLPVYRMRDGFSTLQQNDATFRQTMDVINNRNGLVILPEGSHLAKKRLRPLKKGIARIAFQAEEASGYNLGIKIVPVGLDYEDYKIIGSNLLVSFGKPVPVEPYLALYRENPALAYNALMNDIAEGLDSVMLNFKDEANHDEVLLLADIISFYQTGKPTRHSNAYNIFEKKKALITKLNKLWEDQLPIYFDLIEKTRKLKVLLHQNNLSHKNIEQLDANVFLTMVQSFFLFLTLPLFVYSFVNLALPISLSKYMGSRFKDRDFHASVRLVVGLVAFPLLFLLQTLGFCIVFGFNINAVIYFVSLVVSLAVVYRWRRIFYSCCVKLKVITLQLFKQQIFNELKNQLDGIVETYSFSSKSHSQ from the coding sequence ATGCCTGCTAACAGAGAAAAGATTGAAAAGTGGTCGCTGGCTTACCACCTTTTAAAATATTATGTTGACTGCGCGTTTAAGTGCTATTACCGGGTCAGGTTTATAGAGAAAGAACGTATAAACCTTATAGAACCGTTGATATTTGCCCCGAACCATCAAAACGCCCTGATGGATGCATTGGCAGTGCTTTGCAGTTGGAACTGGCAGCCAGTTTTCCTTGCCCGAAGTGATATCTTCAACGGGAGGCTTCTGGTCAAAGCACTGAATTTTATAAAGATGCTTCCAGTTTACAGGATGCGCGATGGATTCTCAACGCTCCAGCAGAACGACGCTACCTTTAGGCAAACCATGGATGTTATTAATAATCGCAATGGCCTTGTAATTCTTCCGGAAGGTAGCCATTTGGCTAAAAAACGTTTGCGGCCATTAAAGAAAGGTATTGCCCGGATCGCATTCCAGGCCGAAGAAGCTTCAGGCTATAATCTGGGAATCAAAATTGTACCCGTTGGTTTGGATTATGAAGACTATAAAATCATTGGTAGCAATCTGTTGGTGAGTTTTGGAAAACCTGTACCGGTTGAACCATATCTTGCATTATACCGCGAAAACCCTGCGTTGGCTTATAATGCACTTATGAATGATATTGCTGAAGGCCTTGATTCAGTAATGCTTAATTTCAAGGATGAAGCAAATCATGATGAAGTATTATTGCTTGCTGACATTATCTCTTTCTATCAAACAGGAAAACCAACAAGACATTCCAACGCATACAACATTTTCGAAAAGAAGAAAGCATTGATTACTAAGCTTAATAAACTTTGGGAAGATCAATTGCCAATCTATTTTGATTTGATTGAAAAGACCAGGAAACTGAAGGTTCTGTTACATCAGAATAATCTCAGCCATAAAAACATTGAACAGCTTGATGCCAACGTATTCCTCACCATGGTTCAGAGCTTTTTCTTATTCCTGACATTGCCTTTATTTGTTTACTCTTTTGTTAACCTGGCGTTGCCCATTAGCTTGTCAAAATATATGGGTTCCCGGTTCAAAGACCGCGACTTTCACGCTTCTGTACGGCTGGTGGTTGGACTTGTAGCATTTCCGTTACTTTTCCTGTTGCAAACCCTTGGCTTCTGTATTGTTTTCGGATTCAATATAAATGCAGTGATTTACTTTGTAAGTTTGGTTGTGAGTTTAGCCGTTGTATATCGCTGGCGTAGAATTTTCTATAGTTGTTGTGTCAAACTAAAAGTTATCACTTTGCAACTTTTTAAACAACAGATATTTAATGAATTAAAGAACCAACTTGACGGAATTGTAGAAACTTATTCCTTTTCATCCAAATCTCATTCGCAATAA